The Camelus dromedarius isolate mCamDro1 chromosome 17, mCamDro1.pat, whole genome shotgun sequence DNA window ACTAGTGTGTCCCGTTCTGACCTGCCAAAGCCTCTCCAggctccacccacccctcccgGCAGGCCCCTCGACCTTGAGGCCCTTTcccatttctcttcccctttccctgtcCCTGGTCGGGGGCTACCTTGCTCCCCATGCTCTGAGGTGCATGTGCCCCGGCTTGTCCCACCTCTTTCATCCCCAAAGCCCACTCGTCCCGATGGCGGCGCACTCCTCGCCTTGTTGTACTGCACGCAGCGCCGCAGCAGCTCCGAGGCCAGGTCGAACTTGCTGCCCTGGCAGTAGATGTCGGCCAGCAGGAGCCAGCTCTTCTCCAGGTCCTCAGCCTCGGCCAGTGCCCACGGAGCCTTGGCCAGACGCTTCAACTGCGTGCGCGCCTTGGGGACCTGCTTCAGCAGCATGTAGGCCTGCGCCATGGCCAGCAGAGCGGGGACGCTGTCCTTCTGTGGGGGTGGGAAGCAGGCGTTGTCGCGCCGGGCCCTGGGACCCTCcccgcctgcctgccctcctgcctgccctcccttcccagtAGCCCGCGCACCTCGGCCTGGGCCATCTCAATGAAGGTGCCCAGGGCCGCCTCCACATTAGCCTTCTCCCTGGTGGCCAGCAGGCACAGGCTCTGCAGCAGCCGCAGCTGGGTCTGGCCCCAGGCGGAGTGCGGGTAGAACTCCCGCAGCAGCTTCTCTGCGGTGCGCACGCCGTGCTGCTCCCATTCCTTCCTGCTGGTGGAGCCGCAGGCATCAGACGCTGAGCTGGAGGGCGTCAGCCTGCCGTTGTGACCCTCACCGGGCCTCGACCCAGAGGCCATAGGCTCTCCGTGCCTCCCCCAGGGTCCCGCCCCTGCCTCGCCGCCCAGCCAGGCCCTCACTTGCTCTCAGCCACCAGGTTCTCGAAAGCTTCTCCACCCACGATCTCGTTGTCTGGGTTCAAACAGATCTGCACCATGTAATAGGTGGCGCTCTGGCCCCAAGTGCTGTCCCTGCGCGCTTTGTTCAGGAACTTCAGGGCTTCATTGGGCTGCCCTAGGTACCTGTGGTGGACGAGAGAAGCACCAAGAATCAGATAGGGAATCTGGCCTGGAGACTGCAGGGACATACAAGGCTCACTCTGGGAATCTGCATAAAGCAGGGGCAGGATCGCTGGTCTCCCTACTTCCAGATCTGGAAACTGAGTTTCTGCTTCCCTAGCAAAGCCCTGTACGTCTGTTAGGGAGAGCCTCCTGCGCATAACTGCAGACACCGCCCCCCTACAACCCACCAGCAGTAGATGCCCCTGCAGTAGTTGAACCCTGGCTCCCAAGGCACCCGGCTGGACATCTTCTTGGCCAATTCAAAGAAGGCAGGGGCATCTTCAAGTTTGCCACTTCTTCGCAGCAGATCGATTAGTTTGTTCAATACAGGAAAATTGTCTAAAAGAAGAGAGCAGAAATCTCCAGGCTGTGATAACCAATTGCTAATTCAGGCAGGGTGCTCTGTGacctggcagggagaggggagggaggaccagGAGACACTACTCATCTGAACTGAGCAGGGATATCCCAGCAGCTCCAGTGTCTCCACTGGTCTCCAGTGAGACACAATGAAGTAAGTACtcttattgtccccattttacagatgaggcgaCTGAGGAACAAAGAAGTGCAGCAATCTGCCAAAGGTTACATAGCTGGTAAGTGAAAGACCAGGATTCTTACCTAGCTGGTCTGGCTCCAGGACCCACACTGCTAACGGCTACAATCTGCTGGGCCTCTGGGCGACTCTGCTGTGGGCCTGACTGGGGCTCCAGCCTGAGTCTCCTGTTCGGCCCAAGCCTTCTCCAGCAAGAAAAGGTGGTTTTATGCTGCAGTGAGTGGGAATGGAGCTGTATATCGAGGTAAATTTCTAGCCACCTTCAGGTGGCTGTGACCTCAAAAAGGGACTTCTGTTGAGCCCCAGTGTCTGTGATTTGGGGACAGACAGGCTGTCTCGGGTCCAGTGCCAACTGCTGCCCTGCCTGAGACCAGGAACTGGCCCCTTGGACTTGGGAAGGGCCAGCATGTTCCACTGGGACTTTATcagcttcctgcctctctgggaacAATCAGAGAGGAAGGGGCTTCCCTGCCCggtcaggaaggaggggagagggcccACCCTTCTAGGAGAGAGCAGCCCTGGCTTGGTGGGAACTGACACAGGCAGTCTCAGTGGGCAGCTCCAGGCAGGCAGTTACCTGGCGCTTTCTCCAGGACTTGGTGGTAGAGATTGATGGCAGcttcatatttctgttttctaaacaTCAGGTCAGCCATCATCTATCAGAAAAACCCACAATGCTGGGACAGCCACTTGCATGGGCGTGttggggaggctgtggggagcagtaaggagggaaagtgggagaggacTTCCTTCCTGTCACCTCTCTGGGCACTGGGAGAAGCTGCCACAGGAGAAGCCCAAGAGGCGGGGcggccctggggaaggggaaggtgggTGAGGATGGAAGTGGGAAGGAAAAGCCAGGGGTAGACACCCACGGAACCGGTCCCTCCGCCCCCATCTGAGAACTGCCAGCTCCAGGTGATGAGGTGGAATGGGGATTCTCCACCTCCGCTGGGGCAGCCCTGGAGGTGGTCTGGGTGaccagggagagagaggtggcACTGGGGAGGGCTGTTCCCACACACTTCCCGAAgccccaggaacctggcccacccGTGCCTTCACCCGTGGGTGTGGTTTCCCCTGGAGTGAATCAgcctccccaccttccctcagAGTGGCCTGGGAGGTCGATGCTGCCCCCTGCTGCCAGCCCACCCCTCCTGTCTGAAGGACAGCAGGTCCAGTGCTGAGTCCACTTTTGGGGGCAGGTCAGCCAGGCATCTGGGGTTATGGGGCTAGGAAGTAGCCGGCATGTGgtcacagggctggggagggcagggaagaggtCCCGGAGCCTCTCACCACAGAGGCCATCTCATGGTTGTTCTCGGTCTGCAGGAGGATGGCGCACTGCTGCTCGCACAAGTCCAGGTGCCCCTGCAGGAGGTAGAGCCGTGCCAGCTCCAGCTCCACCTGGACAAGATTGGATATGATAACTAAGCAATGAGCATCATGGGAAAACTTGGGGACTGATGCCTTGTTCCTGCATCAGCTCTGCCTTCCAAATATGTCTTTGATCTGCTAGGAAAATGTCTCTGGTCCTCCTAGTCTCCCACCCAATACTCCAGTCACACCAGGCCTTTTACTAACCTCTGACAGTCAGGATCTGGTTAACTCATACTCATCCTTCAGCTTTAGCTCtgacctcacctcctccaggaggccctctGAGACCAGACTCTGGGACAGGTGCCCCTCTTCTGAGTTCCTATAGTGCCCTGAGCCCCCTGCGGGTATCACATGGTATTAGAACTGTGTATGTACTTGTTTGTACCCTGTGCCTGAGGGCAGCCTGTGGGCAAGGAGTAGGTACAGggcctagcacagtacctggcacacaccGGGAACCTGTTCAGTGAGAGCATATTAAATACACGAGTGGGTCTGTCACTAAGCTCTTCATCTACTCCTTAGCGTGAACTCCAGCTACCTGAAGCCACACCTGCTGAGCAACGCCAAACCTCCTTGGAAGCTTAGCCTGGGCTTCACACCCAAAGAGCCCCTGCCAACTACCCTCTCATCGTCTCTCCACCTATAAGGGGGACCTGAAAACGCCAGACTAACCTGCAGTGTCTTTCAGTAATGCCTTCCCTGCTCCACCCACCACGTATGGCTGTCCAAAGATGGGCTTCCAGCCTTGCTCTGAGGGCTGCAGTGGGTGGGGGCCCAGGGGTCCCTGCCCCTTGCACCTGCAGCTCCTcagggagacacagagagggagcTGGCCTCCACTCCTGGACAGGGAGCTCTGCAAGGCTCTGTGCCCCAAGAGACGGAACAGGGTCTCACTCTAATGATCCCACCTTATTGTCAGTGGGCGAGTAGGAGAGGGCGTCCTTGTAAGACCGCACTGCCTTGGTGAACTCCTTCTCGGCCAGGTAGTACTCCCCAAACTGGATGCAGATGGAGGCTGCTAGTTGCTTCTGGGAGGGGATCATTTCCGGTTGCTCCAGGGGGACACGCTTCAAGATCCGAGACTGGAGGTCCATGGCCTTGGGAAACCAGCAAACTCAGCATCAGAAACCTGGAGCCTGATGTGCCAGATCTCAGGCCAATTCACAGTAAGTCCCCAAGCTCTCATCTCAGGGCCAGCCGTCTTAGAAGGGGCATCTCAAGGGCGCTTGAGCAAATGTAGGTCACTCCGGACAGGCGAGACCACTGGCTGAGTACTCAGGAGGCGAGCTGGCACTGCCTCTGGGGCAGGAGCAGAAGCAAAGGCACTTGAACAAAACACTCTATTGTACTCAacttgtttacctgtttccatCACACCTTGGCACTCATTGCGTCTAATTTGCTTCAGCTGTCCTACAGGCTAGAccaagcacacagtaggtactcaacacAGGCTGCATTTTGATGGGTGTATTCATTCTGAATAATGCCCTGCTTGGGATCTGAGGCAGCCCCCACCAATGTGCACGACATACAATGATCCAGTGAGTAAACAGAGAGCATCAGGGCAAGAGGAAATGATGATGCCAGCGTTAAGTTTTGGGAAGCGGGCACAAGTCTGCCCTTGGTTCACCGAGGGCCAAACAGAGGAATGGAAAGCCAGTGGGAAACAAAAGAATACGTCATCTCAAGCAGAGATGTTCTCCAACCACAGAACACACCCCAGGGGTAAGTGCCAGGCCACATGCTCAGATAGAGGAGTGAGGAGGGCGTGGCAAGAATGGCCAGGAGTCTCCCATCAGGGGCAGCCCAGTGGGGAGAGTGTGGGTTGGGACAAGCCAGACCCAGttcaaatctcagtcccaccacTTACTAGCAGTGACTTTGGGTATAtttcttaacttctttgagccttACCTGTCAAATAGAATGTCACAGAGCTCATCTCAAAGAgctactgtgagaattaaataagaaaacaaaaagccgAGTACAGAACTCAGCACAGAGCATTCAGTGCAAGGGAGCTGCTGGCATTGTCTGTTACCATCAGCATCAGCATCCTTGAGGACAAAGGCACTGTCTGACCCCCTGCCTtctccagcccagctcagctgggCTCAGAGGACTTGAGTGCACCATCAGTAAAAGAGCAAGGGCGGGGGAATGAATGGAAGGTGGAGGGCAGAGTGGTAACCTAGATCCTCTTTTGAGGACCAGGCCTGGAGCCTTCCAGTCCTATCTATTCTATCCTATCTTCAGCTCCCATCAGGAAATAGCAGATAAAGAGCTTGCATCTACTTGTCAATTACCTTGTTCAAAGTttctaccacatcttcttttttatggctcttGTAAACCTTTGCCAGCAAAAGTAAGCACTTGACATCATTCATCATGGATGGGATGTCTTTGACTGCAAAATGGAAACTCAAATTAGTGCTTTCTGGCCCCTGGGAAGCGGGGGATGGACCAAGGAGGGGGGCTAGGTTCAGAGCCCGTCCCCTGCACCATTCTGCAGGAGAAGAGGGTGTGGGCCGAGGGCAGTCTGTCTGCTCCGAATGCTAGGGGACTGAGTTACAGTGCTGCCTCACCAAAGTCATGATCCAGTGCCTGCTTCAgaattttttctgctttgttgaACTTCTTCAGCTTCAGAAGCAGTTCAGCCAGATCACAGCACAGAAAGTCCTGTCCACTAATCTTCTGAGCAGCCTCATAATAATTAATTGCCTTGGTGCCAACAGGAAATGTCGGCATCAGGGCTGGTTATACGCTTGAGCACCGCACACTGCGTGCCCCTCCAGAACACAGAAGCCTCTGAGGTGAAGGCCTCCTGGCTGGCACATGACTCAAACCTCAGCCTCAGtacgtgggggtggggggtggggagttgcTGAGTTTTCCCCTTGGCACCCAGTTCAGCAGGGTCTCCCCTCCCATGCAGCCCCTCACCCATGCACCCTCCTCCATCTTCCCTGCTGGGCTGGCCCTCCCCACCCGAGTCCAGCCTGACCTTGGTGTACTGGTGGGTCTTCACGTAAGCTTGCCCAATCCTGCTGACCAGCGATGCATCGTGTGGGTTCTTTCTGTAGGCTTCGTTGTAGACCTCCAGGGCCTTCTCAGGCTATGGGGGAAAGGGTCAGGGGTCTCTCTCGTCTCTCTCATGGGAGAAGTGAGACTGGGGGTCCACTTGGCAAGGCCATGAGGCCTTCACTCACCTCCTGAATGTTCATGAAAGCATCACCCAGTAGCAGACTGGTGTGGGGGCTGGGCAGATGTTCACAGAGCTCCCTGCAAAAGTAAGCACCTGCACTTAGACCTGTGTGTCCTTCCTATTCCTGAATCCACTGCCTCCTCTTTCCCGTTCATTCTGgctgacattcattcattcattcagtcactcattATCCAATACTTATTAGCTCATATGAGGCAGGTGCTGGAGCCCTTCGTCCGGGCTCCCCTCATCTGTCATCTGGACCACTGCCAGCACTTCCACCCATTCCTCTGACCTCCGCTCCCAGCCCCTCAACCCTCTTCACGAGGCAGCCTGCTCTTTCTAAACCTCCAGTGTGACTGTCACCCCACTGTTTATTGGTTTCCCACTGCTCTTGGCATCACCTCCCCAATGCCCCAGACAGCACTCCCCTTCCACCTGACCTGCAGAGATGGAGTTTTGCCTGAgaaaggggacagggaagggaccCTTGAGGTCCCAATGTCAAGTCGGAGAGGCAGCAGCTTGGGGCTATCCACCCGTGCTCTCCATCCTCCTTTGCTCACATCGGTCACATCTGAGTTGCTGAACATTTCCTCAAGGAGTagtggggccaggggccagggcagaACCATGGTTCCCCCAGGATGTGAGACATGGTGGCATGGGCAAGCATGACTCAGGGCAGATGCAGCCCTGTATCCTCACAACTCAGCAGCAAGGCGACAGGACCGACCCATCACGCTCAAATTCTAACCCATGGGAAAGTCCATACTTTCCTCAAACACACTCTGAAGACCCAGATTGCAGGGGACAATCTGGAGAAAACACTCCCTAAGACGCTCCTGGGGCGGAGGCTGTCAGAGCTCACCGGTAGCACCCGATGTAGAGGCGGACGTCCTTGCGCGTCTGCAGGTAGATGCTGGCCATCTTCTCCTTGGCCTCCGTGTAGCAGGGCTGCTTGGGTGTGACGTTCCTCAGCACGCTCAGCGCCAGGTCCACGTCCCCCTTGCTCAGGGCCAAGTCCACGTTGGCGATGGTGATGCGGATCTCCTCTGGCGTACCGCTGAACTCGTTGATGGCGTCCTGCATGATCTTGGTGGCCTCGTGCTAAGACATGGGGAGCCAACAGACCTCCATCTGCCGTCACCCACCACATGTGGCCTGACAACACTTAAAACCTCTTCTGGGAAGCTTAAAGCCGCCCTCCCGTTTCCACTCTTGCCCCCAGAGAGACACGGGACACGGAGACAGCTGGGAGCTATCCTGCAACACAGAAGCCAAGACACAATGGCCCACCTCCACCTCAGAgcggcaggaaggagagagagcccTTGCGTGTCCATGGCCACTGTTCCTGGAGGGTGGGGTCAGCTGGGGTGCACCAAAGCCCTGACTGTGAGCACCTGCCCTGGGCATCCCAAAGTCTGTTGTCAATTCAGCAAGGGCAAGCCTACTTCCTAGGTTTCTCAAGGGactgcattttataattttataatgctATCAttgtttcctggggctgctttcTTTAACTCTGCCAGCTGACCTATCATCTTTCCCTGTTTTACTAGGACCCCTCTGTTGATCTCTTATGCTCTACTTTGAGCTGGTTTTACAAGAttccatgttctttttattttccttgagtGCAGAAAAgtttcctgaaaaaatatttcttctattttttatagtattctttCTCCCAAAGTGTAATTtctacttgtctttttcttgttatttctctttcctttctctctcttctcttgccttcctcccctccaccctcccttctttttcctctctttcatttctcccatccctccctccctccctccctttctcatAACCATCTATAGTTCCATGTTGGACCCCTTCCCATCACCACTCATCCTCTAAGGGGAACAGCTCCATCTAACCCTGCCCTTTTCTCAAGAACCAGGCTGGGGAGAGAGCGCCCTGGCACAGCGGCCCTGGGAGCACATCTTCCCTTAGCTTTCTGTGGGTCCTCCCTTTGGCGGTGAGAAGCTGGGCTCAGGATGGACCCCATGGCTCCCAGGGAAGGCCACAGCTCACAGATCTGTTATTTTAGCAAAGCAAGCTGCAAAACTGGTTTTCAGGTtacttccctcctttctttcctctggcCCATCTCTTCTAGACAGGGGCCCAGGGCAGAGAAAACCACGGACACATTTCAACAGGGAGTTCCTGGTCAGTAACCCTCCCTGGAGCTGGGTTCCTTTAGGGATGCCCCTGTTTTTCCTGGTGTGACCACATCTCCAGTTCAGAGTTTCAAGCAAATGCAGGAACCTCACTCCCCCTCACTGCACCctgacttctctctcttcccctgatGGGAACTTGTGAAAGGATAGGACTCTTGCTGGCCTGTTCTCCTTTACCCCCAGGCCCCACCGCAGCGCCTGGCATAGATAGCAGGCCCTCAATCAACAGCTGAATACATTTTGTTACAGATGGAGATTCCTTCTCTACTCTTAAttcttgtgttctttttttgACAGATTTAAAGGAGGAAAGTACAATAAACAGGCTTTCACACTCCCATCTTTGCCATTTTTAACTTTAAGGAGAAAAGGCCACATGGGCTGGTTTCTTCTCTATGCCAGGATCATCACAGGAGAAAGTCCAATGTCCCAGGAGCTCTGCTGGCAAACACCCTCCCGGTGAGCAGGTGAGCAGGTGAGGCCAGTGAGGCCAAGGGAGTACGTGGAATCCAGCTCCCCTAGGCTTTGCCCCTGACTCTGTGTTCCCCATTGCTCCTGTGTACCAGCATAGGATGCCCAGGTGCTCCCCGCCTTTGCTCAGCCATTCCATCCAaggccccagggctgcctcatACAGTTGAGCAGGCTGTACACTGCAAAATTCCAAGGGGACACAACCGGCATCCACTGGAACAGTGTATTGCCCAACCTGCACAACCATCTGTGGTGGCCCTGATGGGCCTGTGTGCTCTGCCTCCCTGAGATCCTCATGCGGACAGTGGGGTAGGCAGGGGACAGATCATGCAGGGCTCAGCAGGGCGTGGACTTGATCTTGAGGTCAATGGGAGTCACTGAAGCCTTTTAGGCAGGGGAGAAATAGGCTCCCAAATGAATAAAGACTCAAATAAAGCACAAGGAGACATCAGCCAGAATCAAAGAGCCTGGTTCCCAGGCCCACTCTGGACCTCCAGCCTGCCCGAGCACCAAGGAAGAGAGTGTGGCATTTCCTACCAGTTCCCCATTCATCCGGAGGGCATCTGCCAGTTCCAGTAGGATGGATACCCGCTCACTGGGCCGCACCGAGGGCCCACGGAACTTCTTGCTTTCTTCCATCTTCTGAGTTGGTAATTTTACGATCATCTTCAGTGCCTTTATGGCTTCTGGGTAGTCCCCAGACTTGTTGAGGGCCCTGGCCTTGATGAAATGGTAGAGGGGGTGGTCTCGGACCTAGAGGAACAGAGCAGAGGTGGGGCTCCAGCACCCAGAGGACAGAAAGCCACAGGGGCCCACAGAGCCTGTGCAGCAGAAGGGACTGGGGGATACAGGCAGCTTCTAGGGCTGCTTTCCCAAGGCAAGTGAAGGCTGCAGCTAACTGAGCTGTGTGACGCTGAGTGGGTGACAGGGCAGAGGGGTTTGCACCTGGAAGTTGTGGCTGATGCCCAGCTCCAAGCAGTGGGA harbors:
- the TTC21A gene encoding tetratricopeptide repeat protein 21A isoform X7 gives rise to the protein MGSNDSSLMAGIIYYSREKYFRHVQQGAAMGLEKFSNDPVLQFFKAYGVLGEERIQDAISSLESIRNHPDVSLCSIMALIYAHKCCKTIDQKEIQELESSLKETRKTASRTALYYAGLFLWLIGYHDKAKEYTDRMLKISSSSREGCVLRGWVDLSSDKPHTVKKSIKYLEQGIQDTNDVLGLMGKATYFMMLQNYSGALEVVNQITVISGSFLPALVLKMRLFLARQDWDQTVEMGHRILEKDESNIDACQILALHELAREGNITTAAEHIRNLIKALETREPQNPSLHLKKILVVGRLCGRHQTILQLVCSFIERNFKATSSYAHVATELGYLLILQDQVREAALWYSEAMKLDVSSVAALTGIIWGQILEGHLEEAEHQLEFLKEVQQSLGKSEVLVFLQALLASRKHKGEQETTALLKEAAELHFSNMQALPLGPEYFERLDPFFLVCIAKEYLFFCPKQPRLPGQIVSPLLKQVAAILNPVVKAAPALIDPLYVMAQVKYLSGELENAQSILQRCLELDPTFVDAHLLMAQIYLAQGNFAMCSHCLELGISHNFQVRDHPLYHFIKARALNKSGDYPEAIKALKMIVKLPTQKMEESKKFRGPSVRPSERVSILLELADALRMNGELHEATKIMQDAINEFSGTPEEIRITIANVDLALSKGDVDLALSVLRNVTPKQPCYTEAKEKMASIYLQTRKDVRLYIGCYRELCEHLPSPHTSLLLGDAFMNIQEPEKALEVYNEAYRKNPHDASLVSRIGQAYVKTHQYTKAINYYEAAQKISGQDFLCCDLAELLLKLKKFNKAEKILKQALDHDFVKDIPSMMNDVKCLLLLAKVYKSHKKEDVVETLNKAMDLQSRILKRVPLEQPEMIPSQKQLAASICIQFGEYYLAEKEFTKAVRSYKDALSYSPTDNKVELELARLYLLQGHLDLCEQQCAILLQTENNHEMASVMMADLMFRKQKYEAAINLYHQVLEKAPDNFPVLNKLIDLLRRSGKLEDAPAFFELAKKMSSRVPWEPGFNYCRGIYCWYLGQPNEALKFLNKARRDSTWGQSATYYMVQICLNPDNEIVGGEAFENLVAESNRKEWEQHGVRTAEKLLREFYPHSAWGQTQLRLLQSLCLLATREKANVEAALGTFIEMAQAEKDSVPALLAMAQAYMLLKQVPKARTQLKRLAKAPWALAEAEDLEKSWLLLADIYCQGSKFDLASELLRRCVQYNKSCCKAYEYMGFIMEREQSYKDAATNYELAWKYSHHANPTIGFRLAFNYLKDKRSSGSTPTTPKSEKKFWKRPKGLCGHRCGQWEPGMAVMGQSDLMGRNSELGGLESPQVTFPSGSVSPSMAGN
- the TTC21A gene encoding tetratricopeptide repeat protein 21A isoform X9, giving the protein MGSNDSSLMAGIIYYSREKYFRHVQQGAAMGLEKFSNDPVLQFFKAYGVLGEERIQDAISSLESIRNHPDVSLCSIMALIYAHKCCKTIDQKEIQELESSLKETRKTASRTALYYAGLFLWLIGYHDKAKEYTDRMLKISSSSREGCVLRGWVDLSSDKPHTVKKSIKYLEQGIQDTNDVLGLMGKATYFMMLQNYSGALEVVNQITVISGSFLPALVLKMRLFLARQDWDQTVEMGHRILEKDESNIDACQILALHELAREGNITTAAEHIRNLIKALETREPQNPSLHLKKILVVGRLCGRHQTILQLVCSFIERNFKATSSYAHVATELGYLLILQDQVREAALWYSEAMKLDVSSVAALTGIIWGQILEGHLEEAEHQLEFLKEVQQSLGKSEVLVFLQALLASRKHKGEQETTALLKEAAELHFSNMQALPLGPEYFERLDPFFLVCIAKEYLFFCPKQPRLPGQIVSPLLKQVAAILNPVVKAAPALIDPLYVMAQVKYLSGELENAQSILQRCLELDPTFVDAHLLMAQIYLAQGNFAMCSHCLELGISHNFQVRDHPLYHFIKARALNKSGDYPEAIKALKMIVKLPTQKMEESKKFRGPSVRPSERVSILLELADALRMNGELHEATKIMQDAINEFSGTPEEIRITIANVDLALSKGDVDLALSVLRNVTPKQPCYTEAKEKMASIYLQTRKDVRLYIGCYRELCEHLPSPHTSLLLGDAFMNIQEPEKALEVYNEAYRKNPHDASLVSRIGQAYVKTHQYTKAINYYEAAQKISGQDFLCCDLAELLLKLKKFNKAEKILKQALDHDFVKDIPSMMNDVKCLLLLAKVYKSHKKEDVVETLNKAMDLQSRILKRVPLEQPEMIPSQKQLAASICIQFGEYYLAEKEFTKAVRSYKDALSYSPTDNKVELELARLYLLQGHLDLCEQQCAILLQTENNHEMASVMMADLMFRKQKYEAAINLYHQVLEKAPDNFPVLNKLIDLLRRSGKLEDAPAFFELAKKMSSRVPWEPGFNYCRGIYCWYLGQPNEALKFLNKARRDSTWGQSATYYMVQICLNPDNEIVGGEAFENLVAESNRKEWEQHGVRTAEKLLREFYPHSAWGQTQLRLLQSLCLLATREKANVEAALGTFIEMAQAEKDSVPALLAMAQAYMLLKQVPKARTQLKRLAKAPWALAEAEDLEKSWLLLADIYCQGSKFDLASELLRRCVQYNKSCCKAYEYMGFIMEREQSYKDAATNYELAWKYSHHANPTIGFRLAFNYLKDKRSSGSTPTTPKSEKKFWKRPKGLCGHRCGQWEPGLSGSREEQRGWQ
- the TTC21A gene encoding tetratricopeptide repeat protein 21A isoform X13, with amino-acid sequence MCPVGDLGELNSYSDPADQTRCGRHQTILQLVCSFIERNFKATSSYAHVATELGYLLILQDQVREAALWYSEAMKLDVSSVAALTGIIWGQILEGHLEEAEHQLEFLKEVQQSLGKSEVLVFLQALLASRKHKGEQETTALLKEAAELHFSNMQALPLGPEYFERLDPFFLVCIAKEYLFFCPKQPRLPGQIVSPLLKQVAAILNPVVKAAPALIDPLYVMAQVKYLSGELENAQSILQRCLELDPTFVDAHLLMAQIYLAQGNFAMCSHCLELGISHNFQVRDHPLYHFIKARALNKSGDYPEAIKALKMIVKLPTQKMEESKKFRGPSVRPSERVSILLELADALRMNGELHEATKIMQDAINEFSGTPEEIRITIANVDLALSKGDVDLALSVLRNVTPKQPCYTEAKEKMASIYLQTRKDVRLYIGCYRELCEHLPSPHTSLLLGDAFMNIQEPEKALEVYNEAYRKNPHDASLVSRIGQAYVKTHQYTKAINYYEAAQKISGQDFLCCDLAELLLKLKKFNKAEKILKQALDHDFVKDIPSMMNDVKCLLLLAKVYKSHKKEDVVETLNKAMDLQSRILKRVPLEQPEMIPSQKQLAASICIQFGEYYLAEKEFTKAVRSYKDALSYSPTDNKVELELARLYLLQGHLDLCEQQCAILLQTENNHEMASVMMADLMFRKQKYEAAINLYHQVLEKAPDNFPVLNKLIDLLRRSGKLEDAPAFFELAKKMSSRVPWEPGFNYCRGIYCWYLGQPNEALKFLNKARRDSTWGQSATYYMVQICLNPDNEIVGGEAFENLVAESNRKEWEQHGVRTAEKLLREFYPHSAWGQTQLRLLQSLCLLATREKANVEAALGTFIEMAQAEKDSVPALLAMAQAYMLLKQVPKARTQLKRLAKAPWALAEAEDLEKSWLLLADIYCQGSKFDLASELLRRCVQYNKSCCKAYEYMGFIMEREQSYKDAATNYELAWKYSHHANPTIGFRLAFNYLKDKRSSGSTPTTPKSEKKFWKRPKGLCGHRCGQWEPGWVEAINLQKFHGGVGSGSGERGSENNIVFPISLLCVVNLNHASSGLRGTPRLCVFKAQEAVLLWGRKRSATLASAGLIGQLLMGPPSIPDSQGAERNKEVIKKNTLQLF
- the TTC21A gene encoding tetratricopeptide repeat protein 21A isoform X12, with product MGSNDSSLMAGIIYYSREKYFRHVQQGAAMGLEKFSNDPVLQFFKAYGVLGEERIQDAISSLESIRNHPDVSLCSIMALIYAHKCCKTIDQKEIQELESSLKETRKTASRTALYYAGLFLWLIGYHDKAKEYTDRMLKISSSSREATYFMMLQNYSGALEVVNQITVISGSFLPALVLKMRLFLARQDWDQTVEMGHRILEKDESNIDACQILALHELAREGNITTAAEHIRNLIKALETREPQNPSLHLKKILVVGRLCGRHQTILQLVCSFIERNFKATSSYAHVATELGYLLILQDQVREAALWYSEAMKLDVSSVAALTGIIWGQILEGHLEEAEHQLEFLKEVQQSLGKSEVLVFLQALLASRKHKGEQETTALLKEAAELHFSNMQALPLGPEYFERLDPFFLVCIAKEYLFFCPKQPRLPGQIVSPLLKQVAAILNPVVKAAPALIDPLYVMAQVKYLSGELENAQSILQRCLELDPTFVDAHLLMAQIYLAQGNFAMCSHCLELGISHNFQVRDHPLYHFIKARALNKSGDYPEAIKALKMIVKLPTQKMEESKKFRGPSVRPSERVSILLELADALRMNGELHEATKIMQDAINEFSGTPEEIRITIANVDLALSKGDVDLALSVLRNVTPKQPCYTEAKEKMASIYLQTRKDVRLYIGCYRELCEHLPSPHTSLLLGDAFMNIQEPEKALEVYNEAYRKNPHDASLVSRIGQAYVKTHQYTKAINYYEAAQKISGQDFLCCDLAELLLKLKKFNKAEKILKQALDHDFVKDIPSMMNDVKCLLLLAKVYKSHKKEDVVETLNKAMDLQSRILKRVPLEQPEMIPSQKQLAASICIQFGEYYLAEKEFTKAVRSYKDALSYSPTDNKVELELARLYLLQGHLDLCEQQCAILLQTENNHEMASVMMADLMFRKQKYEAAINLYHQVLEKAPDNFPVLNKLIDLLRRSGKLEDAPAFFELAKKMSSRVPWEPGFNYCRGIYCWYLGQPNEALKFLNKARRDSTWGQSATYYMVQICLNPDNEIVGGEAFENLVAESNRKEWEQHGVRTAEKLLREFYPHSAWGQTQLRLLQSLCLLATREKANVEAALGTFIEMAQAEKDSVPALLAMAQAYMLLKQVPKARTQLKRLAKAPWALAEAEDLEKSWLLLADIYCQGSKFDLASELLRRCVQYNKSCCKAYEYMGFIMEREQSYKDAATNYELAWKYSHHANPTIGFRLAFNYLKDKRFVEAIEVCHNVLREHPHYPKIREEILEKAQGSLRP